In a single window of the Eleginops maclovinus isolate JMC-PN-2008 ecotype Puerto Natales chromosome 6, JC_Emac_rtc_rv5, whole genome shotgun sequence genome:
- the LOC134866090 gene encoding LOW QUALITY PROTEIN: zonadhesin-like (The sequence of the model RefSeq protein was modified relative to this genomic sequence to represent the inferred CDS: substituted 1 base at 1 genomic stop codon) yields MLGGILKDLLVTVTLLLLTQTWTQCRAEIDFPLVTLPDWKKNSEYFTQCSYDGHNNQICDWTQQRTEYVTILESGPLVLKGEACLEFWYLAPAAAYGITLRTLLKSSTGLREIWTSPVLPRDSWRQVFVPLNIIEPGTRVVIEAVSTEGQFAFNRLGVRRGSCGQQCESNTEFWTDESTRCLCSGGQLSCSHTQCPKGQICGPQIESSVGIPASGICTIHSHTDCSTFDGVLFRFMASCTYTLAKTCSPSETLPLFSVEVVNEHKRNSSLPTVQEVIVEIGNFTVSLLKRQTHRIVVNGVWKKLPLRLNNGSVKVKSNPVAVELETSFGLSVSYDNSGAVQVTLPSTYSDQVCGLCGNYNHLREDDFRKPDGTNAHDATALAESWRTGQSTSSCDTILVPHQCDPLEEAEYASELYCGGLLSSTGPFAGCLSVLGAESYFRACVVGMCSTHGDTAVLCETFQIYSDICQEAGVNIPILRNSTLCPLQCGENSHYNSCADGCPEMCSSLDVVGSCGSCEERCECDSGFKLSRGKCVAAEDCGCWYNGKHYEKEATFSKGECEQQCQCMGKNEVQCTTMHCSANEVCKVKEGVKGCFPFEPATCSVYGDPHYITFDGMAYDFQGGCSYTLTTTCGGESSVQFTVIGHNMHLGHTNSTPSKLQAVDLQVDDLYVTLNQSGEVYVNKSKVRLPYSTNGSYGSVWVYLKNNYIILETTFGLRMIIDAKNRLFLHVDERYKYELCGLCGTFSGRQDDDFVTPGGQNATGPFEFGDSWKLPGNNECVSHPEDPRLCNDDEENEAYNECYTLLGDAFKPCHETIHPSIYLSSCVYDYCATRGDRHTLCESLKSYAVACQVAGVEIPHWQIDTACDDLTPTTTLPPPTTPTSTPDHTFCPINCDFEKNLCGWEQLVQDSFDWTRHSGPTPSSLTGPNHDHTTGAGFYMYIDGRSVTHGDSARLWSSMCHYEGPLCLHFWYHMYGSATAMALNIYLLKDNKATKLWSTMNNQGPEWHLGYADIRVSGPFQILVEGIRGSDAKSDVAIDDISMNFGSCSGSVPGLVSGTVFPSSSAQVLPSHPICNIDCSFDSSLCSWSQMITDAFDWTWQSGSTPTLMTGPSADHTGDGRYLYIESNSASHGDTARLISSECSDSGPQCLQFWYHMYGSADTMGLHVYLLQDRLAEAVFWKTNDQGNMWQRAQVDIRTAGAFQIIIEGRRGSNEESDLAIDDVKLYRGRCSDLSGVDVTSPPKPNGSTASPSVVVPTTADPEPPLVNVTAQPPVTTQPPVTAQPPAANVTIPPVVEATTDFNKDNVTEAPDNRHPVCQLDCNYERDLCQWTQLLTDVIDWTRHSGSTPTIMTGPSSDHTTGGGHYIYIEANSASHGDTARLISSECSDSGPQCLQFWYHMYGSADTMGLNVYLLQNRLADAVWWKRNDHGNMWHLAQVDLATSGAFQVIFEGRIGSTDQSDVAIDDVSLHRGHCRDLAQPTTPASTTSNPVATELPPENNSTQPASTTTFTTTIPTTTFTTTIPTTTVAPTACDTQSPTKPETTTTPQFPTTSTPAETTTTGPQTTARPNPPTTEHPGIEPSDQPEPEITENPQTTAGQEQPVTSTTVRPHPPTTESQKPTDKPQPPTETLPQPETTATPRPPQTTVTPQPPTTATSQPPPTTVTPQPPTTATPQPPQTTVTPQPPTTATSQPPPTTVTPQPPTTATSQPPPTTVKPQPTTTATPQPPQTTVKPQPPTTATPQPPQTTVKPQPPTTATSQPPXQRLNHTKPQLHHSHHKQQLNHQPQLHQSHHKQQLNHTRTTATPKPPQTTVKPQPPTTATPQPPQTTVKPQPETTATPQPPQTTVKPQPATTTTPQPPQTTVKPPTTATPKPPQTTVKPPTTATPQPPQTTVKPQPETTATPQPPQTTVKPQPPQTTVKPQPETTATPQPPQTTVTPPTTATPQPPQTTVKPQPENTATSQPPSTTVKPPTTATPQPPQTTVTPQPTTTATPQPPQTTVNPQPPTTAGPQPTTTYKPHSTTVKPPTTATPQPPQTTATPSSATTTARPQPPITPVPTPSCPENSHYTTCIPTCSPTCTHLNGPPHCTEDEGCVQGCVCDEGFVQKKRVCVPIQQCGCVDRNGTKYDFSDVWYTNHCSQKCECEKDHGVGKIDCDDKDECDGNAVCLQNDEGNYYCQSTGFSECTIREDPEYRTFDKMKHDFEGDHSYVLVQTNNLPNNLPHVYIESINTVQDEDDSHEHEDSSSEEDHSRRVRDDDEDDHDNDHDDDDDDDSKHDHSSEEDKEHHSLQELKIRVYDHTVLLKKNRRLVVDGRITDTPASPTAGLKIWEHSSRIYLKTDFGLLVEFDGKGKAGIILPRMYKRKVGGLCGNFDGKKENDMMKPDGTRAKNTQEFGESWRV; encoded by the exons ATGCTTGGAGGCATCCTCAAAGATTTGTTGGTCACAGTGACTCTACTTCTTCTAACTCAGACATGGACTCAGTGCAG gGCTGAAATTGACTTTCCATTAGTTACTTTACCTGATTGGAAGAAAAATTCAG AGTACTTTACACAATGTTCCTACGACGGACATAACAATCAGATTTGCGACTGGACCCAACAAAGAACAG AGTATGTGACTATTTTAGAGAGCGGTCCACTGGTGCTGAAGGGTGAAGCCTGTCTAGAGTTTTGGTACTTAGCCCCTGCTGCAGCCTATGGGATAACACTCCGCACCCTGCTGAAGAGCAGCACGGGCCTGAGAGAAATCTGGACCTCACCTGTCCTCCCCAGGGATTCCTGGAGACAAGTGTTTGTCCCCTTGAACATCATCGAACCAGGGACTCGG GTTGTAATCGAAGCAGTTTCCACCGAGGGACAGTTCGCATTTAACCGTCTAGGTGTAAGAAGAGGCTCTTgtg GACAACAGTGTGAGTCTAACACAGAGTTTTGGACAGATGAGTCCACCCGCTGCCTCTGTTCTGGGGGCCAGCTCTCCTGCTCTCACACTCAGTGCCCTAAGGGCCAAATCTGCGGTCCTCAAATAGAAAGCTCCGTTGGGATTCCCGCCTCTGGGATATGCActatacacagtcacacagactGCAGCACTTTTGATGGAGTGCTCTTCCGCTTCATGGCCTCCTGCACCTACACGCTGGCTAAGACCTGCTCACCCTCTGAGACTCTGCCATTGTTCAGTGTGGAAGTAGTGAATGAGCACAAGAGGAACTCATCGCTGCCAACTGTTCAGGAGGTTATTGTGGAAATTGGGAACTTCACAGTGTCCCTGCTGAAAAGGCAAACACACCGCATTGTG GTTAATGGTGTCTGGAAAAAGCTTCCACTGAGACTTAACAATGGATCTGTCAAAGTCAAGAGCAATCCCGTTGCTGTTGAACTGGAAACCAGTTTTGGTCTCTCCGTCTCATATGACAACAGTGGTGCTGTCCAAGTCACTCTGCCATCCACTTACTCTGACCAAGTCTGTGGCTTGTGTGGAAACTATAACCACCTGAGAGAAGATGACTTCAGAAAGCCAGATGGAACAAATGCCCATGATGCTACAGCTTTGGCTGAGAGCTGGCGGACTGGGCAAAGCACCTCCTCCTGTGATACCATTCTAGTACCACATCAGTGTGACCCACTAGAGGAGGCTGAGTATGCCAGTGAGCTTTATTGTGGAGGCCTCCTCTCTAGCACCGGGCCCTTTGCTGGCTGCCTATCAGTTCTGGGGGCAGAGAGCTACTTCAGGGCCTGTGTGGTCGGCATGTGTTCCACCCACGGTGACACAGCAGTACTATGTGAGACATTCCAGATTTACAGTGATATCTGCCAGGAGGCTGGAGTCAACATTCCTATATTGAGGAACTCTACACTCTGCC CCCTTCAGTGTGGTGAAAACAGCCATTATAACTCATGTGCTGATGGCTGTCCCGAGATGTGCTCCAGTTTGGATGTAGTTGGCTCTTGCGGAAGCTGTGAGGAAAGATGCGAGTGTGACTCTGGCTTTAAACTCAGTAGGGGAAAGTGTGTCGCAGCAGAGGACTGTGGGTGCTGGTATAATGGAAAACACTATGAG AAAGAAGCAACGTTCTCGAAAGGAGAGTGTGAGCAGCAGTGTCAGTGCATGGGTAAAAATGAGGTTCAGTGCACCACAATGCACTGCTCAGCCAATGAGGTCTGTAAAGTCAAGGAGGGGGTCAAAGGCTGCTTTCCTTTCGAACCTGCCACCTGCAGTGTGTATGGTGACCCACACTATATAACCTTTGATGGGATGGCATATGACTTTCAAGGGGGCTGCAGTTACACGCTGACTACCACGTGCGGAGGAGAAAGCTCAGTGCAGTTCACTGTGATTGGACACAACATGCATCTAGGCCATACGAACTCCACTCCATCCAAGCTGCAAGCTGTGGATCTCCAAGTTGACGATTTATACGTCACACTGAATCAGAGCGGGGAGGTCTAT GTCAATAAAAGCAAAGTTCGACTCCCCTATTCCACCAATGGATCGTATGGCTCAGTATGGGTCTACCTAAAGAACAATTATATCATCTTGGAAACAACCTTTGGCCTAAGAATGATCATAGATGCAAAGAACAGACTCTTCCTCCACGTTGATGAACGCTACAAGTATGAACTTTGTGGACTGTGTGGCACTTTCTCTGGACGTCAGGATGATGACTTCGTAACACCAGGGGGCCAAAATGCAACTGGGCCATTTGAGTTTGGTGACAGTTGGAAGTTGCCAGGCAATAACGA GTGTGTTTCCCACCCAGAGGATCCCAGACTATGTAATGATGACGAGGAGAATGAGGCCTACAATGAGTGTTACACCCTACTAGGGGACGCTTTCAAGCCCTGCCATGAAACAATTCACCCAAGCATTTACCTCAGCAGTTGTGTGTATGACTACTGTGCCACACGTGGTGACCGACACACACTTTGTGAATCTCTTAAGTCCTATGCAGTGGCATGCCAGGTTGCAGGAGTGGAGATACCCCATTGGCAGATAGACACAGCCTGTG ATGACCTCACACCTACTACAACTCTTCCACCACCTACAACCCCTACTTCTACACCAGATCATACTT TCTGTCCCATAAACTGTGACTTTGAAAAAAACCTTTGTGGGTGGGAGCAGCTTGTGCAGGACAGTTTTGATTGGACAAGACATTCTGGACCCACACCATCAAGCTTAACTGGCCCAAACCATGACCACACCACTGGAG CTGGTTTCTACATGTATATTGACGGAAGAAGTGTAACCCATGGAGATTCAGCTCGTCTATGGAGCTCAATGTGCCATTATGAGGGACCACTCTGTCTGCACTTCTGGTACCATATGTATGGTTCAGCTACAGCCATGGCCCTTAATATCTACCTGCTGAAAGACAATAAAGCTACTAAACTATGGTCCACGATGAACAACCAAGGACCAGAATGGCATCTAGGATATGCTGATATCAGAGTGTCTGGTCCATTCCAA ATTTTAGTGGAGGGAATTCGAGGTTCCGATGCTAAATCAGATGTGGCCATCGATGACATTTCCATGAACTTTGGCTCATGCTCAG GTAGCGTCCCTGGCCTGGTTAGTGGAACTGTATTTCCCTCTTCATCTGCACAAGTCCTCCCCTCACACCCAA TTTGCAATATAGACTGTAGCTTCGACAGCAGTCTTTGTAGCTGGAGTCAGATGATCACAGATGCTTTTGACTGGACATGGCAAAGTGGTTCCACCCCCACTCTGATGACTGGGCCCTCTGCTGACCACACTGGTG ATGGTCGTTATCTTTACATCGAGTCCAACAGCGCATCACATGGTGACACAGCTCGTCTCATCAGCTCTGAGTGTTCTGACTCTGGCCCTCAGTGTCTGCAGTTCTGGTACCATATGTACGGCTCGGCAGATACAATGGGCCTCCATGTTTACCTGCTCCAGGACAGACTAGCAGAAGCAGTTTTTTGGAAGACTAATGACCAGGGAAATATGTGGCAAAGAGCTCAGGTGGACATCAGAACAGCTGGAGCTTTCCAG ATCATCATTGAGGGACGTAGAGGGTCCAATGAAGAGTCTGATTTGGCAATAGATGATGTAAAGCTTTATCGTGGTCGATGCTCTG ATCTGAGTGGGGTTGACGTAACAAGTCCTCCCAAACCTAATGGAAGCACAGCTTCTCCAAGTGTCGTTGTGCCAACCACTGCAGATCCAGAGCCCCCTCTGGTCAATGTGACTGCTCAGCCCCCTGTTACAACTCAGCCCCCTGTTACAGCTCAGCCCCCTGCAGCAAATGTTACCATACCTCCAGTAGTGGAAGCAACAACCGACTTCAATAAGGACAACGTTACTGAAGCTCCAGATAACAGACACCCAG TATGCCAACTCGACTGCAACTATGAACGAGATCTATGTCAGTGGACTCAACTTCTTACGGATGTTATCGATTGGACACGGCATAGTGGCTCCACTCCAACTATAATGACTGGGCCTTCTTCAGATCACACCACCGGAG GTGGCCACTATATTTACATCGAAGCCAACAGCGCATCACATGGTGACACAGCTCGTCTGATTAGCTCTGAGTGTTCTGACTCTGGTCCTCAGTGTCTGCAGTTCTGGTACCACATGTACGGTTCAGCAGATACAATGGGCCTCAATGTTTACCTGCTCCAGAATAGATTAGCTGATGCTGTTTGGTGGAAGAGAAATGACCACGGAAATATGTGGCACCTGGCTCAGGTGGACTTGGCAACATCTGGAGCTTTCCAG GTTATATTTGAGGGGCGAATAGGTTCCACTGATCAGTCTGATGTTGCCATAGATGATGTATCACTTCATCGTGGGCACTGCAGAG ACCTAGCTCAACCAACAACTCCTGCTTCCACAACCTCCAACCCAGTTGCAACAGAGCTTCCACCAGAGAATAATTCAACACAACCAGCATCAACAACTACCTTCACAACAACAATTCCCACAACTACCTTCACAACAACAATCCCCACAACAACAGTAGCTCCAACTGCTTGTGATACACAATCCCCTACGAAgccagaaacaacaacaacgccACAGTTTCCAACAACCTCCACACCAGCAGAAACTACCACAACTGGACCTCAAACTACAGCTAGACCCAACCCACCGACAACAGAGCACCCAGGTATTGAACCCTCAGATCAACCAGAACCTGAAATTACAGAAAACCCACAAACAACAGCAGGACAAGAGCAACCTGTTACGTCTACTACAGTAAGACCTCATCCACCAACAACAGAAAGTCAAAAACCTACAGATAAACCACAACCTCCTACTGAAACTCTACCACAGCCAGAAACAACAGCTACACCACGGCCACCACAAACAACAGTTACACCACAACCACCAACCACAGCTACATCACAGCCACCACCAACAACAGTTACACCACAACCACCAACCACAGCTACACCACAGCCACCACAAACAACAGTTACACCACAACCACCAACCACAGCTACATCACAGCCACCACCAACAACAGTTACACCACAACCACCAACCACAGCTACATCACAGCCACCACCAACAACAGTTAAACCacaaccaacaacaacagctacACCACAGCCACCACAAACAACAGTTAAACCACAACCACCAACCACAGCTACACCACAGCCACCACAAACAACAGTTAAACCACAACCACCAACCACAGCTACATCACAGCCACCCTAACAACGGTTAAACCACACCAAACCACAGCTACACCACAGCCACCACAAACAACAGTTAAACCACCAACCACAGCTACACCAAAGCCACCACAAACAACAGTTAAACCACACCAGAACCACAGCTACACCAAAGCCACCACAAACAACAGTTAAACCACAACCACCAACCACAGCTACACCACAGCCACCACAAACTACAGTTAAACCACAGCCAGAAACCACAGCTACACCACAGCCACCACAAACAACAGTTAAACCACAGCCAGCAACCACAACTACACCACAGCCACCACAAACAACAGTTAAACCACCAACCACAGCTACACCAAAGCCACCACAAACAACAGTTAAACCACCAACCACAGCTACACCACAGCCACCACAAACAACAGTTAAACCACAGCCAGAAACCACA GCTACACCACAGCCACCACAAACAACAGTTAAACCACAACCACCACAAACAACAGTTAAACCACAGCCAGAAACCACAGCTACACCACAGCCACCACAAACAACAGTTACACCACCAACCACAGCTACACCACAGCCACCACAAACAACAGTTAAACCACAGCCAGAAAACACAGCTACATCACAGCCACCATCAACAACAGTTAAACCACCAACCACAGCTACACCACAGCCACCACAAACAACAGTTACACCacaaccaacaacaacagctacACCACAGCCACCACAAACTACAGTTAATCCACAACCACCAACCACAGCAGGACCACAACCTACAACAACTTATAAACCGCATTCGACAACAGTTAAACCACCAACCACAGCTACACCACAGCCACCACAAACTACAGCTACACCatcatcagcaacaacaactgCGAGACCACAACCAccaattacacctgtaccaa CACCCTCTTGTCCAGAGAACAGTCACTACACCACTTGTATCCCTACCTGCAGTCCAACCTGCACACACCTGAATGGTCCACCACATTGCACTGAAGATGAGGGTTGTGTGCAGGGATGTGTATGTGATGAAGGCTTTGTTCAGAAAAAGAGGGTTTGTGTGCCGATCCAACAATGTGGATGTGTGGACAGGAATGGCACCAAATATGAT ttcTCTGATGTGTGGTACACCAATCACTGCAGTCAGAAATGTGAATGTGAGAAAGACCATGGTGTGGGTAAGATTGACTGCGATGATAAAGATGAGTGCGATGGAAATGCTGTTTGCCTTCAAAATGATGAAGGGAATTATTACTGCCAGTCTACAG GCTTCAGTGAGTGCACTATCAGGGAAGACCCTGAATACAGAACATTTGATAAAATGAAACATGACTTTGAGGGTGACCATTCATATGTGCTGGTCCAGACCAACAACTTGCCAAATAACCTTCCACATGTCTACATCGAGAGCATCAATACCGTACAGGATGAGGATGATAGTCATGAACATGAAGACAGCAGCAGTGAAGAAGACCACAGTCGCAGAGTTAgggatgatgatgaagatgaccaTGATAATgaccatgatgatgatgatgatgatgatagcaAACATGATCACTCAAGTGAAGAGGACAAGGAGCACCACAGCTTACAAGAGCTTAAGATCAGAGTGTATGATCATACTGTGCTATTAAAGAAGAACCGGAGGCTGGTT